Within the Oryctolagus cuniculus chromosome 19, mOryCun1.1, whole genome shotgun sequence genome, the region GCCGTGCTtccctctggctctctgctgtgcacTGGGGAGCAGTGGACGGGGACCAGTGCGTGGGTCCCTGGCTCCTACACGGGAGACCGaggtagagttctgggctcctggctgtggctgctgctggcctTCGGGGGGTGAGCCGGCAGACAGGTGACCGCTCTGCCCTTCCCTGTctgtcacttgcctttcaaatacacaagtaAATAATCTgaagaaaaagcagcagcaggaccgCTGGCGTCCTGTGTCTCAGGTGATGGGTGTTTCCCCTCCCCCCTGAGCTGAGAAATACAGGGGTGGAGGGGCAGCGGCAGGAGGGAGCGCGGCCAGGGCACGGGCTGCTCTCTTCCCACAGGAAACACCTCTGCAGACGGCACTGGCGGGTTCTTGGAAACCACGCCGTGGCGACGGTCGTGGGTGACAAGCCAGCTGCCACCGGGTCCTGGCACAACCTTTGACAAGTGGAGAAAGTGGACGTGAGGGgccgctgggggaggggaggccgtgCCGAATTCCAGGTGTGAAGTGGCGTGGTGGGAGGTGCTGGAGCTACACACCTAAGTGGTTCTGGAAAAATGATTTGGGGTGCTAAGGCTGCCTATGCACTGCTGAGCGAggcggggctgggaggcggggcgCTGCTGAATCCCAGTTCTGAAGGCGTCCCTGGTGGGACCTGGGGAGCAGCCCGCCGGCAGCCCGCCGCTGAGGTCCGCAGTGCTCGGGCGGGCTCCGGAACCTGGTTTCTGTTTGCACAATACCAGGGACTTGTAACACAGGAGAGATTTTAAAGTCTCAGctctttttaaatgttgatttgtttttcatctacttggcagaacagagagcaagcaagctagagagaggtcttccacccactggtccacttcaCACACGTCTGTCAGCtcggattgggccaggccaaagccaggagcctggaatgccactccagtctcccatgtgagtgacggGGATTCAAGAACGCGAGCCACTACCAGCTCCTCCCAGAGGAGCCAGGTCTCCGTCCAGGGCTCTGACACGGGATGTGCACGTCCCGCGCCCGTGCCTGGGTGGATGTCTTGTTAGAGCGTTGGGCTCACACGAGACCAGAGCCTCTTAGGGACTAGAACCTTAGTGgcacccggccccgccccacgtGTCCTGTCCTGCCGCCCCGGTCCGTGTGGCCACGGGGCACCCGGGGCTCCTCGGGGCACTCACCTGGTGCTTGTACAGTCTCCACTGGGTCTGCAGGACCCGGGCGGCGGCGTCTCTTCTCCTTTccgtgcagggggagggggcccgCGAGACGCCCTCCCCGCTGGCGCCTGCCTCGGGGTCGTGCGGGGAGAGCCTGCTGCTGGCAGGGGACGCTGGACGACCTTGGGCCTGCAGGAAATGAAAGGGCGTGAGGAAGATGGGATCGGGCGGGAGGCGGGTGCGGGCAAGGCACAGGATATTGTCTGGCCCGGAGCAGGTGCTGTCGGTCACCGTCACACCGTGCACCGAGGCAGACATCCGCAGGGCGCAGCGCCCACGGCGGGCAGGCTCGGACGTGCTTCCCTGGAGGCCTGACTCGGCGGCCGTGTCCGGGAGGACAAGTGCCGACCCCTGTGGTCCCCGAAGGTTTTCCACTGGGCGCCGCGCTTAGTCGCTTCCCATTGTCACAGGAGCCGTGTGCTGCTCCAGCACCGTGGGGTGAGAGTGGCATGTATGTCTGGGGTTACAGGCAAGGTGGCCCCAGCTCGGgtgaagggaggaggaggcaggagtggCTGTTGTGATGCCGACGTAACGCGTCTAACCCGCTCTCCACAGGACACTCCCCATGGGGCCTGGGACCCATGAGCCGTCCTTCCCACGCCACAGAGCACGAGCGTGGTGGGCTCAGACACTGCTGAAGCCGCTGGCCGTGGACAGACGTCCAGGGCATACCGGCCGGAGTCCACCACTCTGCTGCGGTGCTCCGCCCTCTGGACTTCACCGGTCCTGGAGAcgctgctcagggctgggctgttCCGGCCGGCAGACGTGCCTCTGAGCAGGGCGTGCGTGCACAGCCCCCCGAGCACCTCCACTGTCATGCCAAGCCAAGGGTCCTCTGCCCTGCGCGGCCCGGAGCCCACCAGTGTCATTGCAACCAGCAGTCCTTGGCTTGCTCAGCGCTGCCCCACCTCGCCCTCCAGTGacggccctgggccctgctgccctgcctcACCCTCACAGTGgcggccctgggccctgctgccccgcctcaccctccagtgaggccctgggccctgctgcctcctggctcaggGGCGCCTGCCTGTGGCCTTGCCTCCTGTCTGCAGGGTTCTGTGTGAACTTCCTACACGACAGGTCCTTCCTCGGCTGACGAGGATGGGCCCACTGCTGCCCCATCTCCCAGGGTGCTCGCCTGGGGCCTCTGTGCCCGCTTCAACACGAGCACCGCCTGCCAAGGAGAACTGATGGACCAGGCGCCTGCCTCAGCCCCGGCACATCTGGGCCTTCGCCCTGTAGGGGTGGCCTTGCCAGTGTGGTCAGAAGACAGGAACACACTCAGAGCCTGAATGTGGATGTCCCTTCAACTCTGAGGCAGCTGCTGGAACCCTGGCTCTCGTCCGCACCGACCCCTCCCCTCGTCAGCACTCGCTCCTCCTCTCCGCTGTTCTTTCTTTAAGCATAGAAGCTCTGGTCTGCACCGACCCCTCCCCTCGTCAGCACTCGCTCCTCCTCTCTGCTGTTCTTTCTCTAAGCACAGAAGGTGAAAGGGCTCGTTAGGGGAGATGCAGGTAACATGGAAGGGAAGTGCAGCGTGCTTACGCGGCgggcgccgtggcacagcgggtacagctgccgcctgcagtgccggcatcccacaggggcttcagctcgagtcctggctgttcctctttcaatccagctctctgctatgacctggggaagcagtggaggatgcccacgtccttgggcccctgcacccatgtggagacctggaggaagctcctggctccggattggcacagctctggccgttgtgaccatctggggagtcaaccggtggatggaagacctctgtctctgcctttcaaataaataaataattccttaaagAAGAAAGGTGCTCATAATCCTgccataggccggcgccgcggctcactaggctaatcctccacctgcggcgctggcaccccgggttctagtcccggtcggggcgctggattctgtcccggttgcccctcttccaggccagctctctgctgtggcccgggagtgcagtggacgatggcccatgtgcttgggccctgcaccccatgggagaccaggagaagcacctggctcctgccttcggatcagcgcggtgcgccagccgcagcagccattggggggtgaaccaacggcaatggaagacctctctaactctgcctgtcagaaaaaaaaaaaaaaatcccaccacACGAGAAAGCTGTTTTGTCAGTGCTCcgagatgtttttcttgtttttctttgcgCGCGAGGACCAAAGCTACATCCTTGCGCGCGTGTGTGCAGGGGGAACCCTCTCCCCCAGCAGCTCTCTTGCGCGGCACCCGCTTCAGCCACAGCCCAGTTCCGGGCTCTGCCGCCGCGTGAGGCAGCCAGCACGGATGCCTCCTGTGGGTCGGGACCCTGTTTGTTCCTGCTGTGGAGACCCGTCTTCAGGCTGGGCAGTAGGTGCTGGCGCAGGAGACACAGCGTGATCCTGACCACGCGGTCTCTAAGTCCTCGCTCAGCAGACGCGGTGCTGCAGGCGTCTCTGCCGGCACGGCCGGTCGGCCTTGAACCGAGGAGGATTCCAGCTCCACAGCAGTGACGTTCATTGAGGAAAAACAAGTGACAAACCCTGCAGCCAAAATCCTCAGGGAGACACGCAACCCAGCAGCAGGGgaggcgccccctgctggctgaCCCGAGTCGGGGCGCACCGAGAGGGAATGCCACCGGCACCATTGTCCTGAGAGCTGCACAGGACCAACTCGCTTTCCTTTTGGGCATCAGAGACCAGCATGATCACAGCAGGTCAGCGCCATGAACAACGTCTGGGAAACACGCTTTCTCCCCGAGGGCCGCCGCCGGGCATGATGTCCTGAAGAGGAGCAAACACCTGCCTGGTACTCCGGGGGCGCCATCGGCCAGCATGCCTCAGTGAGACACCTGCGGGGTCGCAGCCATCGGCCCACGGTGAGCACGGGGTCTCGTGACACATGGTGGTGGCATGGACAGCGGATAATCCCCTGGCGTTGGGATCGAGACTCACATACACCGTGAGCCCCCGCCGGCCCGGTGTGCCACATTCGTTACCGTGCAGCCTGCGAAGGACCCCGGCACACAGCGCGGGAACTGGGCTGGGTGTTGTGTCCCCCTAATGGCGGTGCTGTGGTTTGCCTCGCTCTGTGATGAAGCCTGTGCCGGCAGCTTCCCACATCTTCCAGCTCCGAGGTTTCTGTGTGGCCTGTGCCAGGTGCACCACACGGAAGCTGCGCGTGCCAAAGTCAGAGGCCTGACGATGAGGACCCCTGCCCTCCCGGGCGCCACAGCCCATCTCGGGCGAGACCGCTGCCCCCCACGTCCGTGTCTCCTCCCACGGGCAGGGCTTGTGGCTCTCAGTGTGGCCAGGCGGAGGTCCCTGGCACCCAGTGGACTCCTAGCTATGCCTCAACTCTTGAGCAAGAGGGAAGAGGGTCagggagaggggcagcaggggctggggaccttcacagccagagctgggcctcagcCACGCTGCCTCCTGTGGCGTCCAGGTCCTCACCAGACACGGAACTTGACGTGGAGAACGCTCACCCAGGTCAGGTGCTGGAGGCCCCAGACGGCCCACTCCTCCCCGGGGCTCGGCGGACAGCCCCCGCCCCAGTTCTGGGAAGGTCGTCACGCACCCGCTCAGCGCTCTGACTGGGATACCAGGTCAAGAGGCCAGTAGCTGACAGTACGTTAGTGCAGAGCCCAGACTTCCGCGTGCATGACTTCAGTTGCGGAAGGGTCAGCGTCAGGGTCAGGAGGGGGCTGGGTACAGAAAGAACCGGAagtgccccgcccctgcctggaCAGGAGAGCAGACATACTCACACGCACCTCTAGACTGGCTTCCACAGGGTCACTTCTCTCTCCTTTCGCGGTCTCCTCCAGTTCTTGGAGCTTGGTGGTCAGTGTCTGAATCTCCTCTCTGGGGGAGGAGAAGGTGACGCCTTACTTGCCAGTGCGCGGCCTGGCTGCTGAGACACGCGCCTGCCTTGTAACTCGAGGCTCCGCGCGAGATGAGTCACGTTCTGTCGCGTCATCCTGGTGACCACGTCTGACTGGTCACTCTGAGTGCTGTGtaactcagcttttttttttttttttttttttttttgattttgattttgattttaaaggcagaggagcagagagacaggcagagacctcccacctccccaaatgcctgcaacagccaagcctgggccgggctgaaaccaGGGCCTGGAAtgtcatctgagtctcccaggggACTGGCAGGGACCAGGCGTTTGAGccgtgacctgctgcctcccggggagtGCGTcagaaggaagcagagctgggaccggCCCCACGTGCTCTGAGACAGGATGACGGCACCGAGCGGCGCCCCTGCAGTCGCGCCAAGCCGCCCGAGCTTGGACTGCCGGTTCTTCACGGGGGAAGAAGCCAAATGAGGCGGAATTCCAAACAAAGGTCACGTTTCCCGTGTCTGCGCCTCTGCACGAGGAGGCCTCGGCCTGGGGACCCTGTCACTGGCCCGTGGCCTTTGGGGTCGGGAACAGCGCTGCCCTGGAGGAGCCCCCACCCGCACAGCACATCGGGCATGCTGGAGGGGTGAAGCGGGGCGCTTTGCCCAGAGACCCCTGGGAGGCCTGAGGATGCCGCGGGGGCCTGGGGGGCTCCTACCTCCAGGCCTGCTCCTGCTCGCGACGCTGCCTCTCGCCTTCCCTGGCGCTCTCCAGCTGCGTCTCCAGGTCGGCCTtggcctgcagcagctgccgCAGCTCCACGCTAAGGGCACAGAGCAGAGCCGCGctcagcagagctggatgggtcGGGGGGCGCCCCTCACGCCCTCGGACGGAGGGCCCAGGATAAAGGCCCTCCCTTCTAAAGACCTGGAGCCAGCGGGGTTTGGAAACTCCGCCTGGAACTCAGGGTCCCACGCGGAGGTGAGGACGCCTCCCCACACAGCCGGGGGCGTGCGCTGCTGCCGGGGACAGGAGGGCTGCTGGCCGCCTCGGGCTGAGCTGTCCCAGCAGGCTTCCAGGTGTCCCCGCGTGGCACGGGGCGTGACCTCGCTCCAGGCCTCACTCCGTCACACGGCAGGGCCCACGGATGGCCTCCTATGCCACGTGATGGCTGAATGGGTAATTCCAGAAGTTGTTGACCTTTCAAAACGAGTACCTCAGTTTTAACACTTGCTATGAAACACTGATTTTTACGAAGCATTTATCAGAAATCCACGGTGCGACTGTGGAGGGGAGGAGCTGCCTTCCGCAGAGCTCAGTGGGGCCCAGGTGCCCAGAGAAGGCAGGGCGGGGCTccacggctcctggctttgccggCTGTGGCCACTGCCGTGCGAGGGGCAAGGTCATCTCCGGGGACAGCTGGGCTTAGTTCACCGGGCCAGGAGCCGCGCTGGGTCTGGTGCAGCTACAGGCCACCAGAGTGCACAGGCGCTTTCGCCTTGCCCGCTGAGGGCCTCACAGGTCACGAACTGGACCGTGTCTCCCTCCGAGGGCCGCGTGTACACGCCTGGCTGCGGCCTGCGCGGGAGAGCCCTCTGCGGTTCTGGGGAGGCCCGGTGCCCTCCCGGCCCTGCACCCCGCTGCAGAGCACGCCTCGTCCCGCGGTCACGGCTGGGCCCGGGCACCTACTCTTTCTCCAGCAGCTGCGCCTGCAGTGTGCCCCGCTCCCCCTTCAGGCTCTTCACGGCCCCCCGCAGGCGCGCGAGGTCCTCCTGGCAGTCGGCCGGCGGCTGTCTGTGCACTGGGGACGTGGACGCCGAGGGGGCCCGGGGGGTCGGTTTGCCCACGTCTGCAGCATGAGCCTTTGAGCTCTCCATTGAATTTATCTTCTGGAGGTGACACAGGTATCTGTTAGGTGCCACTCATTGTGCTTCCGCCACCCAGAAGAGCGCCAGGGGCCTGAGAAGCCGGTCTCCCGCAGGGCAcgggggccctgccctgggcccgaGCCAGCTCTGCTTGGGAGTGGGGCACAGGCCCAGCCgaggcagggtgcaggcggcAGGGCCCCGGACACGACCCAGGGAGCAGTGGAAGGCGTGAGCTCACAGACTGCTTCCCTCTGTGCCCGCGACTCCCAGATCTCGTGCAGCCGCCACCTGCGGTCCGTGTGCACGCTCGCTCTGTGGCCAGCCACCCAGCCTGCCCCAGACGCCTGTGCTGCCTGCGCCGCCTGCGGCCTTGGCTCACCTTCTCCAGCTCCGCGATGCGTCTCAGCAGCCTGGGCTTGCTCCACTCCACGTAACCTGAGGGAAGGGAAAGGCATTCAGAAGGACGATCCCGACGTCCTGATGGCCCTGCGGCACAGACCACTTTCTCCAGCCAGGCCTTCGGCCCCGCTCAGGGCCCAAGCAGCCTGTGAGCTGTGCGAGGCCACGAGACCCACGGCGGGCAGCATCTTCAGGACTGGACGGTCTCTGCTCCCTGGGACCTAGGGCTGCAAGTGTCCTGGTGCGCCAGGCCGCCTTCAACCTCCCGTCACTACGCTGACTTCCCCTTTGCCAGACCCACAGCCCATCCTCCGGCTCCACCTCCCCCGGCTGCAGGCGCACCTGCCGGCCTCCCCCCTCCGCTGCGTTCCAGGCTGCCCCTCTCGGCTCACCCTCACCTGTGTACGTCCGCCCTGGGCCTCCGCTATCCTGGTTCCCGGGGGCAACCTCACTTGGTGCCATCTGTTCGCAGATGACCCGCACGCACGTCAGCTCACCACACACCCTGTGCCTCatctgcccctccccacctccggAAAGGGCAGCCGTGCCCTGAGCGGCTCAAAGCCCTGAGAACCCGACTCTCGTCCTCTCGCGGGCTGGGCCCCCGTGTTTCTGGAAGTTTTGCTCACAAGGTGCACCCGGGACCGGCCACTGACACCTgaccacacgagtgcaggggccccttTTCCCCGGGCACAGAAGCCAGGGGGTCCTTGGCAAATGGGGGAGACCCTGAGACCCTCAGTCTTCTGCTCTACACAGCCCCCACCCAGCAACTGTCTCATTGCCCGCCACTGTACCGCGGCTAGGCTGGGCACCCACAGACCCCCGTGGCCGGCACACACACGGGCACGCGGGCCTTTTCTGGGCCGCCAGCCCAGCCTGCCCCCAGCTGTGTGACCGGTGGCCTTCACCTCATCCCggctgggccccaccccaggctcgCTGTCCCCTGAGGCCTCTTTCCCTGCTGTACACTGGACAGGCCGCACCCTCCCCCCCGGGCCGATACCCTTTACGTTGTCGATGGTGGGCGAGCTGCTCAGCACGCGGTCCAGGTCCTCCTTGAGGCTCTGGTTCTCCTCCGTGAGCTCCTGCACGCTCCGCGACAAGCTGAGGAGGGTGCTGCTCATTTTCTTCTGCCGCTTAACGCCGGCCTTCCTGTCCCCCGCAGGCCTGGGGAGCAGACGCAGACAGGCTCAGCGGGAGCAGGCGCCATGCCTGTCTCTGCTCAGGACGCCCGCGGACTTGGCAGCTGATTCCCAGATGACCCAGCAGTGAGCGCCTGACGGGCAGCCCGCGGCGCTGTGCAGCAGGCAGGTGCTCGGGTCCATGGGCTGACTGTCCCacttggtggcaggggctgagaTACTGGCTGTGGCCTCGTTCAGCTCCTCAGTGTCTGCACGCTGCACCTGCGTGGATCTGGCTGTCAGCCGGTGATGGCCCTCAGTGCCACGCGTGGGGCCgcgtgctgtggcgcagcagctgcTGCCCGGGACCCACATCCTGGACTGAGTGCGGCTTCTGGTCCCGCTTCCACTGACGTGCCCACAGGGGCTTGGGCGTCTTCCCCCCACGtggagttgccagctcctggcttcggcctggcccagccttggctgtcgtgggcatttggggagtgaactagcagttggagcatctctctctctgtgactcttgcctttcaagtagataaaaatatgttcaaaaaCCATGTCAAATACCACTTGGGGCTTTTGTGGGCATGCATACGTGCGTGCAGTGGTGAGACAGATGTCCCggctcaggctgagccaggccctctCTGGCCTCCTGAGTGTACATGTTCTCCTCTCTGTTGGTCACGtctggttgttgttgttgttgttgttttttttttttttttttttttttattattatttatttgagaggtagagttacagacagtgagagggagagacagggagaggtcttccttccgctggttcaccccccagatggctgcaatggccggagctgcgctgatccgaagccaggagccaggagtttcttctggtttcccatggggtgcagggccccagcacttgggccatcctccactgctttcccgggccacagcagagagctggactgggagtggagcagctgggtctctaaccggcacccatatgggatgctggcgccgcaggcggaggattaacctattgtgccacggcgccagccccagtcccGTCTGTTCCTAACAGTGCTCAGGTGCTGCCTGGTGCCCCAGCAAACAGGCTGACTGGCAGGGACGCAGCATGCCCGGGAAGGAGCCCTGGCCGTGACTCCCTGTCAGTGAGTCAGCACTGCATGTTCAGTGGGGCGTCTCAGCACAAACATGGAAACCAGGACAGGCCACTGAAGGCGGATGCAGCTCACAGGAGCCCACGCCTGCATTTCCTGAGGGCAGGGGTGTGGGCCTCGCAGACCCAGCGGGCACCCAGCCCTGCTTCCCAACCCATCTTAACGCCACTCGGGGCCAAGCagaggggctggccaggctgggccatggGGACTTCAGCGGTCGGCAGCAGGGAGCCCACCCAGGGAGCAGCTTCCACGAGACGGCAGAGCCCTTGCATCTCTCAGAAACTCCTCTGGAATGAGCTCGTGCGagggcccagggcctgcccaggaGGCGCACCACCTTGACAGCAGGGACTTCCAGGCCCGCGCTGCGCTGCTAGGCAGCCTGTGTCACTGgcacctctcccacccccaggatGGAAGCCCGCCAcgccggccacggccacggcggcAGCGGCCACTAATGAGACAACACGAGAAACCCGGCCTCCGGCGCGACCGTACTTCTTTCCGGTGGACTCGGAACTCGCCAGCAGGGTCTGCAGACGGCGGATCTGTGAAGACAAGATGAGATGCGTGAGAACAGAGGGGCACGGAGACGTCCTCCTGCCCAGCTGTGTCTCGTTTCCCATCggtggccctgcctcccacacacctCCTCGTAGTAGGTCTCCATGGCGATCCGCATCTCTTCCAGGTTGGTGGTCTTCATGTCTGTCTGCAGCTTGCTGAAAGCCCAAGTTCCCAGTCAGCATGGTGGGGCACGTGAAGGTTCCCCTGAACACCAGGACCCGAGCAGGCCTCCGGGGGCTCGTGGCCCTGGGCAGAAGCCTCCATTTGAGAGACAGCTGCTCACGACAGAAATGTCTCCTGTGTGGCACTAGCCACGCCTCATGGCAAAGGCATCCCTCAGGACCAGCCTCTCCAGAGAAGCTGCTGTCTTTGTCGCTGGGGAAAGGTGGAGAGGCCCGCGTTCAGGGAGGACGCCGCCTGGGGGTTGTGCCGGCCACACTGCCCTCGCCCTCAGCAGCCCGCGGGCCTTAGAGGGGAGCGCAGGGTGCAGCACTGAGGCACAGAACCAGCTGTGTAAGCCGACAAACCTCAGCACGGGGCAGTGAGGACAGGACACACAGGGCCCTTAAATACACACAGCCAGCAGAGACTGTGCCCCCACGCCGAAGACAGAGAACTGTGTGTAGCCGCCCCGCAGCAGCACGGAGCCTGCTCCACCTGCCTGTCATGGGACGGGACAGCGGCCCCACAACACGGAGGGGGTGCAGCAAGGTGCCACTCCCCGATCCCATCTGCCGGGAGCACAAGCAGCCGGCATTCGGGTGGAGGTGGGGATGAaagccccagggcccccaggaaaCGAAGACTAGGACAGCGAGGGTGCCCCAGCTGCACCCCGccgcaggcccagccctgaccccctgccccgccccctgccccgcccccagccccgccccgtaCTTGATGGTGGTGTCCTTCTCCTTGCACTGCCGCTCCAGCTTGAAGATCCTCTGCCTCAGCCCGTTCATGACCTGTAAgagacgccggcactgcagctccGGCCTCCAGGGGCCCCGGCCTGcccgctccctccctcctggtGCACGTCCACGTCCACACTGACCTCCTCTAGACTCTGCCAGGAGAGGCCGCCGCGGCCACCAGCGGCAGTGGGGACGCCACCGTCACAGATGCAGGCGCTGACTGAGCCAGCCCGTGGCCGCTGGGCCCAGAGGGGCAGGGGCGCGGCACCCAGGGTCTGGGAGGCCGTGCCTTGTCCTCCCCTTTCGAATAAgcaactactttttaaaaagattgatttatttacttgaaaggcagagttacagagaggcagaagcagagagagagagaggggggtcttccatccactggttcactcgcgaAGAGCCTTAATGGCCAGAGCGGTGCCGacccgcagccaggagccaggagccaggcctcctcctggtctccatgcaggcgcaggggcccaaggacccgggccatcctccactgccctcccaggaagcagagcagccagaactcgaactggcgcccacaggggatgctggcgttccaagtggcagctttacccactgtgtcacagtgctgaccccagtaaACAACTTACTtggttttttaaagtaatttaaaattacattagtAGTAAACGAAtgcattttctttctaaaaattttttattagcttgaaaggcagaacaggcTGGGGGAAGacatcttctgtccgctggttcactcccctactgccagcaacggccggggctggtccaggcagaagccaggagcccggggctgGAGCCGGGTTCTGCCAGGGGGCGCTGTCGTCACCAGCAGCCCTGAGAGCCCGTTTCCTGTGCTGGGTGAAGCTGAGGACTGACCCGGCCACTTACTTCCTCCTCCCCCTACTGTGCCTTGGTGCACCCGCAGAGCAGGGCAGTCAGGCCTTCCGTCCTCCGGAGCCCTCAGAAAACCCTGGGAAAGGGGAATCCAAAGGGAAGCTTATgttgagg harbors:
- the IQCE gene encoding IQ domain-containing protein E isoform X6, with translation MPLSSRTSLSPQKLWLGSAKQGHVPGTPVYREKEDMYDEIIELKKSLHVQKSAVDLMRTKLRRLQEENSRKDRQIEQLLEPGRGPDVARTLAEKRPDAGWVMNGLRQRIFKLERQCKEKDTTINKLQTDMKTTNLEEMRIAMETYYEEIRRLQTLLASSESTGKKPAGDRKAGVKRQKKMSSTLLSLSRSVQELTEENQSLKEDLDRVLSSSPTIDNVKGYVEWSKPRLLRRIAELEKKINSMESSKAHAADVGKPTPRAPSASTSPVHRQPPADCQEDLARLRGAVKSLKGERGTLQAQLLEKDVELRQLLQAKADLETQLESAREGERQRREQEQAWREEIQTLTTKLQELEETAKGERSDPVEASLEAQGRPASPASSRLSPHDPEAGASGEGVSRAPSPCTERRRDAAARVLQTQWRLYKHQKKTTVLDEVAVALQAAFRGHLARAQLLSRQGRSPEPPGGPGRPAQDSPTPRSPSPVTPGEHSTEAAVVLVQSALRGHLARARLSATSQRAASAASARNRPASAPRGTTPPPPHRTASPGEDGEASGREATEDLEQPATPQAHSARSSPSGLQPGDDVDSDDSDDVVIAPLLPTKKSSSHPRFPSPPPPPNGDGCQG